GTACAAAACCCACCTTAAATCCCATCCAGATCGCCTTCACCAAAAGCTCGGATTCCGCATCGTATTTTTTCCTCTTGAGTTTTACCCTCCTTAAAACTTCAGCCTTTATTAGCCTGTAACCGCTCTGAGAATCCTCAACCCTCTTTCCTGTCATAACCGAGATAAAGGAGCTGGTTATCCTGTTGGAAAGCCTCCTGTGTATTTCCATTTTGTTTATTTCCTTCC
The DNA window shown above is from Thiovulum sp. ES and carries:
- a CDS encoding glycosyl transferase (PFAM: Glycosyl transferase family 2); translation: MGVHCLNLERNFGKGYALREGFNWGLKRNYEIFITLDGDGQHDPSFIPDFLKLSDTFDIVIGSRRKEINKMEIHRRLSNRITSSFISVMTGKRVEDSQSGYRLIKAEVLRRVKLKRKKYDAESELLVKAIWMGFKVGFV